TGGAGAAGGGCGTACACCGCCTTCACATGGTCCTCTTCGCTGCGGGTGAGCATGAAACTGCGGCGAAAGTAGAAAAAAGATTAGACAATCCTAAATAACGGGCTACTTTCGCGGCATGCTCCGCTGGATGTCCTCGCTCCTGGCCGCGCTTCCGCTGCTCGCAGCCGCGCAATGCGACCTTCGCGGCCGCATTCGAGGTCCGGCTGGGCCGGTTCCCTTCGCAAGCATCGCCCTGGTGGGCCAACCGGGCGGCACCGCCGCCGATGCTGACGGGGGCTTCGTGCTGAAGGACGTTCCTTGCGGGGCGGTGCGCATCTCGGTCACCGCCGTGGGCTACAAGCTCCTGCTCGCAGCGACCCGCACGGATGCGGCCGATCTCGTGCTGCGCCTGGAGCCGACGATAACGGAGTTGGACGAAGTGGTGGTCACGGGCACGCTGAAAGAAGTGAGCCGCAGCGAGAGCCCGGTGCCGATCGAAGTGGTCACGCCGAAGCTCTTCCGCCGCAATCCATCGCCTGCGCTCTTCGATGCCATTGGCATGGTGAACGGCGTGCGCCCCCAGATCAATTGCAGCGTGTGCAACACCGGCGACATCCATATCAATGGCATGGAGGGGCCCTACACCATGGTGCTCATCGACGGCATGCCGATCGTGAGCGGACTGAGCACCGTGTATGGGCTGAGCGGCATCCCGCTGGGGCTGATCGAGCGCGTTGAGGTGATGAAGGGGCCGGGCTCATCGCTTTACGGCAGCGAGGCCATGGGCGGCATCATCAACGTGATCACCAAGGACCCTGCGCTGGCGCCGCGGCTCACGGCCGATGCGTTCACCACCGGCTGGAATGAGGTGAACATTGATGCCGGGGTGCGATCGGGCAAAGCGGAAGGCCGCTTGAACAACCTCTTCGGCGTGAATGCCTCCTGGTACGATGATCCGCGCGATCGCAACGGCGATGGCTTCACCGACCTCGCCCTCAGCAAGCGCCTCAGCCTCTTCAACAAGTTGAATCTCCGCAGGCCGGAGCGCCGCGTGGCCAGCCTGGCTGCTCGCTATGTGCGCGAGGACCGCTGGGGCGGGCAGATGAATTGGACACCGGCCTTCCAAGGCAGCGACAGCGTCTATGGTGAGAGCATCCTCACCGACCGCGTGGAGCTGATCGGGCAGTACCAGCTGCCCATCAAGCCGAAGGTGCTCACGCAGCTGAGCTTCAACCGGCACTTCCAGGACAGCTACTATGGCACCACGCGCTACACCGCCGACCAGCGCATCCTCTTCGGACAGGCTTATTGGTTGCAGCGCCTCGGACCACGGCACGAGGCCACGGTGGGTGCGGCCTACCGCTTCACGTACTACGATGACAGCACGCCGGCGACAGCTGCCGCGCAACGCTTGCCCTTGCCCGGCCTCTTCGTTCAGGACGAATGGCGCTTCGCCGATGCGCAGACCCTGCTGATCGGCTATCGGCTCGATCACGATCGCGTGCATGGGCTGGTGCATTCGCCGCGCCTTGCCTACAAGTTCGCGCCGAGCGGCCGTTGGGCCGTGCGCGGCAGCTTCGGCACCGGCTTCCGCGTTGTGAATCTCTTCACCGAGGATCATGCCGCCCTCACCGGGGCGCGCGAAGTGCTCATCACCGAGGAGCTGCGGCCAGAGCGTTCGCTCAACGGAACGATCAACGTGGTCCGCAAGTGGTCTGGGAAGCGCAATTCACTCAGCCTCGACGGCCAGGTCTTCTACAACTGGTTCAGCAACCGCATCGTCCCCGATTACGATACCGATCCCGACCGCATCCTCTACGCCAACCTCGATGGCCACGGCGTTTCGCAGGGCGCTGCGCTCACCGCTGAGGCACGCATCGGCCAGCGAATTCAATTCA
The DNA window shown above is from Flavobacteriales bacterium and carries:
- a CDS encoding TonB-dependent receptor encodes the protein MLRWMSSLLAALPLLAAAQCDLRGRIRGPAGPVPFASIALVGQPGGTAADADGGFVLKDVPCGAVRISVTAVGYKLLLAATRTDAADLVLRLEPTITELDEVVVTGTLKEVSRSESPVPIEVVTPKLFRRNPSPALFDAIGMVNGVRPQINCSVCNTGDIHINGMEGPYTMVLIDGMPIVSGLSTVYGLSGIPLGLIERVEVMKGPGSSLYGSEAMGGIINVITKDPALAPRLTADAFTTGWNEVNIDAGVRSGKAEGRLNNLFGVNASWYDDPRDRNGDGFTDLALSKRLSLFNKLNLRRPERRVASLAARYVREDRWGGQMNWTPAFQGSDSVYGESILTDRVELIGQYQLPIKPKVLTQLSFNRHFQDSYYGTTRYTADQRILFGQAYWLQRLGPRHEATVGAAYRFTYYDDSTPATAAAQRLPLPGLFVQDEWRFADAQTLLIGYRLDHDRVHGLVHSPRLAYKFAPSGRWAVRGSFGTGFRVVNLFTEDHAALTGAREVLITEELRPERSLNGTINVVRKWSGKRNSLSLDGQVFYNWFSNRIVPDYDTDPDRILYANLDGHGVSQGAALTAEARIGQRIQFMVGATYMDVHNEVADAEGAMRKVDQYFAPDWSGTFTAGVNLPKRFTVDLTGQWYGPMRLPILPNDYRPEYSPTHIIANVQAKKVLREGVEFYGGVKNMLDFVPADPLIRANDPFDAHVNDPVANPYGYTFDTAYIYAPLQGRRWFFGLRFTLG